In the genome of Monodelphis domestica isolate mMonDom1 chromosome 2, mMonDom1.pri, whole genome shotgun sequence, one region contains:
- the monDomV1R1291 gene encoding vomeronasal 1 receptor monDomV1R1291 (The RefSeq protein has 6 substitutions compared to this genomic sequence) produces the protein MISRELIFGVAFFLQCAIGIVGNSLLLVLYVCIAFKKPQEKKPMDLILVHLTVANMATLFTRGIPEIMFCFGMRNVLNDLGCKVVMYIYRISRGFSVCTTSLLSMFQAIIISPNNSVWARIKVKAPKYILHCFLFFCVTNALIYIRIIELSEAIKNDNISRYKYMSHIFGVRPLNENKATAAFLFGMTLHDFIYHLLMALSSTHMVLLLYRHSKQVQHIYSNSHSSISFPEIKATQTILLLVSCFVLFYWINNCCTLYVAYSVENEVEVGTIGAFFGGCYPALSPLLLIGSDSRIGKLHFIPRKEKRHHKDFMNGLVNY, from the coding sequence ATGATATCTAGGGAGCTGATCTTTGGTGTGGCCTTCTTTTTACAATGTGCCATTGGTATTGTAGGGAATTCATTGCTGCTTGTCCTTTATGTTTGTATCGCCTTCAAAAAGCCTCAAGAAAAGAAGCCCATGGATTTGATTCTTGTTCATTTGACTGTGGCCAATATGGCAACACTTTTTACCAGAGGCATTCCagaaataatgttttgttttgggaTGAGAAATGTTTTGAATGATTTGGGGTGTAAAGTAGTCATGTACATTTATAGAATTTCACGGGGATTTTCTGTATGCACAACAAGCCTTCTGAGCATGTTCCAGGCCATCATCATCAGTCCCAACAACTCTGTGTGGGCAAGGATCAAAGTCAAAGCCCCCAAATACATTTTACattgtttcctctttttctgtgTAACAAATGCATTGATCTATATCAGGATCATTGAACTCAGTGAagcaataaaaaatgacaatatttccaGGTATAAGTATATGTCACATATTTTCGGGGTAAGACCATTAAATGAGAACAAAGCTACAGCTGCATTTTTGTTtggtatgactcttcatgactttatCTATCATTTGCTTATGGCATTGTCCAGTACCCACATGGTGCTTCTCCTCTATAGACATAGCAAGCAAGTGCAGCACATTTATAGCAATAGCCATTCCTCTAGATCCTTCCCTGAAATCAAGGCCACTCAGACCATTCTCTTGCTTGTgagctgttttgttttattctactGGATCAACAACTGTTGCACCTTATATGTGGCATATAGTGTTGAAAATAAAGTTGAGGTGGAAACAATTGGAGCCTTTTTTGGTGGATGTTACCCTGCCCTCTCTCCCTTATTGCTGATTGGCAGTGATAGTCGTATTGGAAAACTTCATTTTATACCTGGGAAGGAGAAGAGGCTTCACAAGGATTTCATGAATGCATTAGTCAATTATTGA